The DNA region CTCCCCAGCTTTCCTCGACACCCCCAAAAAAGAAACCTGCGCGCACTCTCTCCTGATTCTCTCCGACTCTCTCGTGGCGCCCCATCCCCGAGAAGGCTCTCACTCGTCCCAGTGCTACGCCCGCCCTTCTCTCAGCTCCTGGGACGGGTTTTCATCAccatcgcccccaccccccgcgccctctcccctctccactgAATGGTGCCTGTATACACTCCCCCATCCCTCAATCCTTCCGCTGGACgggtttcttctctctttcctgctCGCGAGCTACTCTGCGCGCACACCCGTTATGTTCTGTTGACCCGGGCGCAGTAACTGTATCCTGCAATTAGGTTAATTAAACCGGCTGCCGCAGGGCACCCTCATCCCTCCCCCGTGCTCACCTCGCTATCCTTCCCCCCGCCCTTTCCCTTCCCAGGGCACCTTCTCACTCATCATCGAAGCTTGGCACGCGCCGGGAGACGACCTGCGCCCCGGTGAGTAGCTCGTTCGGCCGCCACAGGAGGGCGACACGGCGCAGCGCCGAAAGGGTTAACCTGCTATAGGCGGGGGAAGTgcggggttgggggtggggggcaggacgCTTAACTGCGCCCCGCGCTGGACGCTCGGATTCCGCCCGCTGCCTGGACTCCAGCACAATTGCGTTTCCTGCGGGTTATTTTTGGCGTGGGAACGCGCGGAGCACGGCGGTGAGAAAGGCTGAAGCTGCCAGCGCCGCTGACGGGCCCCTTCCTGTATTTTACACCTTTCGCGAATTCCGCTCCTTTGGAAAGGGAATAATGGCTTTGGGATGTTGTTctgacacagaggaaaaggataTTTCAGCAGCACAACAATTCTcactttgaaaaggaaaaagaaaaccattacccACCTCTGGGGGCAGAACCCCTGGATGGGCACCAAAGGACCCCTGCTCCCAAGGTCCTCCCCAGCCcggagtttttctttctttctttctttctttcgttctttctttcttttcttttttctccccccccccccctttgacctctttcccctccctatCTGCCTCCATAGCACTGGGATATCTTAACATCCTTCTATTGTCCCTTTTTTGAATGGTATCAGCCTCTTTGCTCTAGCACACATATAGGGCAGCTAAGCAGTGGGACCCTTGGGCTCCTCTGGCCCGCTTGGTGGCAGGTGGGGGTCATCTGGACATCTGGTCTGATTTGGCAGCTGATCACCCTCAGCCCAGCTAAGGAGGGCACTGGCTGGCAGTTACCGGCACCCTTGGGGACTGGCTGCATTTCCCTGACCTGGCCCTCTGCCCCTTCAGAGGCTTTGCCATCAGATGCGCTCATCAGCAAGATCGCCATCCAGAGGTCCCTAGCTGTGGGCGAGAATTGGTTGCTGGATGAGCAGACCAGCACCCCCATCAGGCTGCGCTACTCTTACCGGGTCATCTGCAGTGACAACTACTATGGGGACAGCTGCTCACGCCTGTGCAAAAAACGCAATGACCACTTCGGCCACTACGTGTGCCAGCCAGATGGCAGCCTGTCCTGCCTGCTCGGCTGGACTGGAGAGTACTGCGAACAGCGTAAGCATCCAAGCTCCCACCTGCATGGAGAGGGATCACCTGAGCAGACATGGTGGCACTGTCTCAGCCACCACCTCTGTCCCTCAGAGCCAGTCTGGGCTGCCCACTAGCTGGGCCTCAGGGATCCCTGGGAATGCTGAGGATAGGCTTGGACTCAGACCTCCTCTATTTTCCCGGTGCTCTTCCCCATCATGCCAAAGCCCACCAGGACCCCCGTTACTGCCTTCCAGCCAGCCTGGATTCTCCTGCCCCCTGCCAGCATTCCCTTTAAGACATCCATGGCTCCCCTGGGAGGCCAGGAGTGGGCAGTGAGCCCAGGAGAGCTGGGGGCACTCCCAGGGCCAGGAGAGGGGGCGCAGGGCTCGCGAGTCCTCTGCATCCCAGCCTCACATGTCCGTGTTTTCCTCTCTCAGCTATCTGTCTTTCTGGCTGCAGTGAACAGAATGGCTACTGCAACAAGCCTGCCGAGTGCCTGTGAGTTGGGGAcagagggtggggagtggggagccctcccctcccaggccTTGCACCTCACTCTTGGCCTCTTTCTTGCCCCACAGCTGCCGCCCAGGCTGGCAGGGCCGCCTCTGTGACGAATGTATCCCCCACAATGGTTGTCGCCACGGCACCTGCAACACCCCCTGGCAATGCACTTGTGATGAGGGCTGGGGAGGCCTGTTCTGTGATCAAGGTGAGTCAGGATAAAGAGAGGACTGCAGAGGGGGCAGCGGGCGAGGAGCTGAGCTGTCGCTGGACCCTGCTTCTTTCGTGACTGCTCACCTGGCTCTCCCAAGTTCCTTGTTCCTTCAAGGATCTTGGGATTTTAAGAATGCTTACTACTGGCGCAGAATGAGATGGTGGGTGCAGGGGAGGCAGGGTGGCTGGAAAAGCCAGGAGGGTGACTGGAGGTTGCACTCATAAATTCCAGAAAAACCAAAGAGAGGGAGGCCAGGCTCAGTTCCTCTTTCTACCTCTCAGTAGTTACCTATTAACCCCCCAAGTGTTTGCTTACCTGCCAGGGCTGTTTGAGCAGCTCTCCCCTAAACACCTGTCTGGTGGGGTGTGCCCACCAGCTGCCCCGAGGCTGTGGGTGAGCCGGGCTTCTGGGCGGAGTGACATCCAACCGATTTCTCAGTGTGGGCGCTTCATTGGCCAGGTGGCTGTCTGTGCCCCCGCTGGCTCTTCCTGGTGGTCAGGGGGCTTGGCCACCCTTCTGGCTGCACAGGGGCCTGCACGCCCAGACCGTCGGGGAGAGagcctttccttctccttcccctgtaTCCCAGAAGCCGCTGCAGCATGAGGGCCAAATGATGTGCCCACTGCCACGGAGACCCAGCACGGGCCTGGGTGGTTGGGCAGGGGGCTGGCCAGAGTGGAAAGAACTTGCTTGGGGTCTGACTCAttgtcaagaaaaaagaaaagaacacaggCTTGCAGTTCAGGGGATGGTGTGTCCCTCTACTCCATCCCCTGCCTGGTCCTGcctgttctcttttctctcccccaTCCACAGACCCAGCCTGTGCAAGCACAGCTCTCACAGTCACAGTATTTGCTGTCTGGTCCACCCCCCCCCGTGTCCTTcccaaatgaaaaaacaagtaCTCATATCTCAAAATACCCTGCCACTCCTCTCCTTCTGAAAATGCGTGCTCACTTCCTGTGGTGTTTCTCATCTCCCCTCTGAGTCTCCACCAGTCTCCACCTGTTGAAATTTTACCTCTCCTTCCTCCATCCTATGTCAGACGCCCCTCCTCCATGAAACGCTTTCTGATTTCCTCCCCGCTATTCTGCGCTACTTGCCTTTATCCTCCTCTGGCTGGCAGCATTTGTGAGCTTTGTTGGCAGGCAGTTGTTGAATTGGGTTTTTTCAACCTTGATGGATTGCCTAGTAGTCAGGTGTGGTTCAAGGTGCTTCAACGCCCACGATTCCActagggggaggaggaagagcatTTGGACCTGGGGGACTTCAAGTTGAAGCCCCTTTGAACCACACATGGGGGGGGGGACTTGCAGTGCATAGAGCTGAGGCTGGGGGTCCTGGTCCTGCTCAGCTGGTTGGTTTCTGTCTGCAGATCTGAATTACTGTACCCACCACTCCCCCTGCAAGAACGGGGCGACGTGCTCCAACAGCGGGCAGcggagctacacctgctcctgtCGCCCAGGCTACACTGGTGTGGACTGTGAGCTGGAGCTCAGCAAGTGTGACAGCAACCCCTGTCGCAATGGAGGCAGTTGCAAGGTGAGTCCCAGGCCAGCACAGGAAGGCAGAGGTGTCCAGGCATCACCAACCCATATGGCCAGTGGCTATCAGTGGGGGCCGGCACCGTAGGGCCCCAGCCACCTTGCCCATTCCTTGGGGCTCTGACTTTGGCCCCCTTTATGGTCTCTCTCCAGGACCAGGAGGATGGCTACCACTGCCTCTGTCCCCCAGGCTACTATGGCCTGCACTGTGAACACAGCACTTTGAGTTGCAGCGACTCCCCCTGCTTCAATGGGGGCTCCTGCCGGGAGCGCAGCCAGGGGGCCAGCTATGCCTGCGAATGCCTCCCCACCTTCACTGGCTCCAACTGTGAGAAGAAAGTGGACAGGTGCACCAGCAACCCGTGTGCCAATGGTGAGTCCTTCCCCTTGCTCTAACTTGGGGGACCAGCCCCAGGGCTGAGGGAGACTTTCTGGTGAGGGAGGGTGAGGAGAAGAGCCAAAGGCCTGTCTGTCACTTGGGGCAGGCTGAGACGAGTCCCCATTTGCTTGGCTAGTGAGGGTTTCCAAAGAGGGGCAGGCCAGCAGCGGACGCAGGCCTTCACGGAGGGGGAGGCGTGCACCCTGCGTGGTTCCTATCCCCGCCCCTAcgcccaggccctgccctggctAGATGGCCTCTGGCTCTCCCCAGGAAGTCTGGGCTAGAGAGGAGGGACATTGTCTTCAAGTCCCTTCCCAAGGGAGGCCAGTCCCGTCTGAGTCCTGCCCCTGAAGGCCTCATCTTGCCTCACAGCCACGTGGGACAAGGCATGTAGAGCGTTCAGCACCTTTTGGGGCGCAAAGCATGCTGCTGTCCTTTGACTGCCTGGCCTCCTGGTGATGCCCGCTGTGCCAGGCTGGGCAGCACCGGGTAGGAGAGTAGCCCCAGGAGCCTCAGGAGCTGGAGAGGATTTGTAGGACTGAGATGGCTAATTATGCAAACTCCCTGgagccacattttcttcatcaCTAAATGGGAAGATACAATACCTGCCGTCAAAATTTCCTGTGACTGTGAAGATTCTAatgaaaattacatttatttgaaAGTATACTATATACCCAGCATGTGCTTCTGCTTACATGCATTATGCTACTTGAACTCGGGGTAATCCTATGAAGGGGATAGTGTTATATTCCATAttaacaaatggggaaactgaggcttacagaTAAAGTAAAGCCATAGGGACCAGATCCCCAGctagagagaaacagagctgaGGTTTAAACCCAAGCATACCTGTCTGATTCTACTCGCTCTGTGAGATGCTAGTAATTTTAATACATGATCCCTCAAAGGCATAGAGAACGAGGGTCACCCTAAAATCCAGTGCTCCCGACTCTTCGGCCAGTGCTGTATGTCATGAGGTTCTTTAGGTGCTGGCTGTGCAGGTAGAGGTGTGCACACCCTGTTCCTGGGGTACCAGGGCATGGGATGGGGCTTGGGCTGCGGGGAGGTCCCCAGGCTGTTGCTGACCTGTGCTCTGTGCGTCCCTACAGGGGGCCAGTGCCTGAACCGGGGTCTGACCCGTCTGTGCCGCTGCCGTCCGGGCTTCACGGGCACCCACTGTGAACTCCACATCAGTGACTGCACCCGCAGCCCTTGCGCCCACGGGGGCACTTGCCATGACCAAGGGAGCGGACTCACGTGCACCTGCCCCGCCGGCTTCTCCGGCCGGCGCTGCGAGGTGCGGATGCCCGGCGATGCCTGTGCCTCGGGGCCCTGCTTCAACGGGGCCACCTGCTACCCCGGCCTCTCCCTGGACAGCTTTGCCTGCAACTGCCCCTACGGCTTCGTGGGCAGCCGCTGCGAGTTCCCCGTGAGCATGCCGCCCAGCTTCCCCTGGGTGGCCGTCTCGCTGGGCGTGGGGCTGGTGGTAGTGCTGGTGATGCTGGCCATGGTGGCAGTGGCTGTGCGGCAGCTGCGGTTTCGGCGGCCCGACGATGGCAGCAGGGAGGCCATGAACAACTTGTCGGACTTCCAGAAGGACAACCTGATCCCTGCCGCCCAGCTCAAGAACACAAACCAGAAGAAGGAGCTGGAAGTGGACTGTGGCCTGGACAAGTCCAACTGTGGCAAGCAGCAGAACCACACGCTGGACTATAACCTGGCCCCAGGGCCCCTGGGGCGGGGGAGCATGCCGGGGAAGTATCCCCACAGCGACAAAAGCCTAGGGGAGAAGGCGCCACTGCGGTTACACAGGTGAGCGCCCCCCTGAGGCCCAGGGCAGGCCTCGGACCTCCGtctgcttctttctgggctccaaGAACTGGCGGGAGGCCGGCACCAGGCCCTTGACTACTTTTAAGCAAACAGAGGGTTTTGTGACTGACAGGAAGAACCTTCAATAAGATTTCTGCCAGGGGTCCTTTGTTCTTccctctcattcattcattcgttcacaAATGTCAAGTGTCACCGTGTATCTCTTGCAACTTACATCTTTCCACAGGGTGGCTTGCCTCTAGTGGCAATGCTGGCTTTTTTCTAGGCCTAAGACCCTTCTGGTAAACTTGGGGGTCCTGTAGCTCTGGTAGGGGTGTGTTCGCATCtgccccccaccgccaccccagGTCAGCACTGGCATCCCTAACTCTTGTGCTTTTCCCCTAGAACCACCTCTGCAAGTGCCCTTCAGCTGTCCAGGTTggtgcccccctccccccttcccatcCCACCTCACCTGTCGGTCTTGTGTTCCCTCAGTGAAAAGCCAGAGTGTCGGATATCAGCGATATGCTCCTCCAGGGACTCCATGTACCAGTCCGTGTGTTTGATATCAGAGGAGCGGAATGAATGTGTCATTGCCACGGAGGTGAGTGCTGGGCTCGCCTTCCCTCCCAGCAGGTCGCCTCCTACCTGCTGGGAATGAGAAAGTGGCCTGCTTACCCCAGGCCCAAGGTGCGTGCTGGAGGGGCCCCTGCTGATGGGTGGAGTCAGAACCCCTTCTGGGCAGGCCAGGTTCAGTTGCCCTTGGGTCCCAGCCGGCCTTGTTGCCACAGAGGGTGTGAAACAGGAGCCGCGGCGCAGGCCTGGTCTCTCTTTCTGCAAGTTCATCTGGCTGGGCGGCCGTGGCACCTGGCCAGCTCCTGGGGCTTCTTCCCAGTTGCTGGGGGTGAGCGTGGTTGTCTTGGTCCCTCCTGCCCTTCGCACCGGGTTCCTCCACTGGACCTCACGGAGCACAGGCTTGCAAACATGGGCGTGTGTTGGGGCAGAAGCCATGGCGGGAGTGCTCGGCCCCAGGGTAACGCACGTCTCCGCTCTTCACCTGCTCCCCAGGTATAAGGCAGGAGTCTAACCAGGACATCCCAGCTTCGGCCCAGCTCCTGGACCTTCCTTCTGCATTGTTTACATTGCAACCTGGATGGGGCGTTTTTAATATGCAACGTGCTGCTCTCAGGAGGAGGAGGGAACCACATGGACTGGACAGACTGTGAACTTGCCAAGAGATGCAATACCCGCCCATGTTTTTGGGTGTCTGTCTGGCATCAGACTG from Dasypus novemcinctus isolate mDasNov1 chromosome 3, mDasNov1.1.hap2, whole genome shotgun sequence includes:
- the DLL4 gene encoding delta-like protein 4: MAAAARSASGWALLLLVALWQQQSAAGSGVFQLQLLEFANERGVLASGRPCEPRCRTFFRVCLKHFQTVVSPGPCTFGSVSTPVLGTNSFTIADDSNGGGRNPLQLPFNFTWPGTFSLIIEAWHAPGDDLRPEALPSDALISKIAIQRSLAVGENWLLDEQTSTPIRLRYSYRVICSDNYYGDSCSRLCKKRNDHFGHYVCQPDGSLSCLLGWTGEYCEQPICLSGCSEQNGYCNKPAECLCRPGWQGRLCDECIPHNGCRHGTCNTPWQCTCDEGWGGLFCDQDLNYCTHHSPCKNGATCSNSGQRSYTCSCRPGYTGVDCELELSKCDSNPCRNGGSCKDQEDGYHCLCPPGYYGLHCEHSTLSCSDSPCFNGGSCRERSQGASYACECLPTFTGSNCEKKVDRCTSNPCANGGQCLNRGLTRLCRCRPGFTGTHCELHISDCTRSPCAHGGTCHDQGSGLTCTCPAGFSGRRCEVRMPGDACASGPCFNGATCYPGLSLDSFACNCPYGFVGSRCEFPVSMPPSFPWVAVSLGVGLVVVLVMLAMVAVAVRQLRFRRPDDGSREAMNNLSDFQKDNLIPAAQLKNTNQKKELEVDCGLDKSNCGKQQNHTLDYNLAPGPLGRGSMPGKYPHSDKSLGEKAPLRLHSEKPECRISAICSSRDSMYQSVCLISEERNECVIATEV